In Schistocerca serialis cubense isolate TAMUIC-IGC-003099 chromosome 3, iqSchSeri2.2, whole genome shotgun sequence, the following proteins share a genomic window:
- the LOC126470855 gene encoding RNA-binding protein 25-like — MPRSSLCQRVILEYFCRCPVYLKKIYERERERERERERERQETGDRETKTGDRETKTRDRETDKRQGDKDKRQGDKDKRQGDKGKRQGDKDKRQGDKGKRQGDKDKRQGDKDKRQGERSEGDRREGDRRLGDRRQTEEGESRNCGPSEMTSAFFLNKLSCFTNLMLLVRWFRRLCASMKDTFLVGCCSSIGGTNVIAISSCMILIARFWVLKTNRL; from the exons ATGCCTAGGTCATCTTTGTGTCAGAGAGTGATACTGGAGTATTTTTGTAGGTGTCCCgtatatttgaaaaaaatatatg agagagagagagagagagagagagagagagagagagagagacaggagacaggagacagagagacaaagacaggagacagagagacaaagacaagagacagggagacagacaagagacagggagacaaagacaagagacagggagacaaagacaagagacagggagacaaaggcaagagacagggagacaaagacaagagacagggagacaaaggcaagagacagggagacaaagacaagagacagggagacaaagacaagagacagggagaaaGGAGCGAGGGAGACAGGAGAGAGGGAGACAGGAGACTGGGAGACAGGAGGCAGACAGAGGAGGGGGAG agtagaaactgtggtccatcagaaatgacttcagctttttttttgaacaagctgtCTTGCTTTACCAACTTGATGTTGTTAGTTAGGTGGTTTAGACGATTGTGTGCTTCTATGAAGGACACTTTTCTGGTAGGCTGTTGTTCTAGCATAGGAGGCACGAATGTTATTGCCATTTCTTCTTGT atgattctgatagctCGTTTCTGGGTTTTGAAAACAAATAGACTATAG